From one Nonomuraea polychroma genomic stretch:
- a CDS encoding CHRD domain-containing protein has translation MNIFEQNGGGRISWRRVIGGALAGVATAALAAVAAAPAAAASLPAGMSTAVAGAEVAGAAKKYYFASVLLGKNEVREAGKKVNDSNGLAVAKFRIHGDRFFYFVQWKKVAKPTAFHIHRGKAGKNGPVVIDLLSNGTTRGNTSFGWVRVKDANLLKGIKNNPKNWYANLHTAQFPDGAVRGQLHKGGHW, from the coding sequence GTGAACATTTTTGAGCAGAACGGCGGCGGGCGTATCTCCTGGCGGCGCGTGATCGGCGGTGCACTCGCGGGCGTGGCAACCGCGGCGCTGGCCGCGGTGGCAGCCGCCCCCGCGGCCGCCGCCTCGCTGCCAGCCGGGATGAGCACCGCGGTGGCCGGCGCTGAGGTGGCCGGCGCGGCCAAGAAGTACTACTTCGCCAGCGTGCTCCTCGGGAAGAACGAGGTGCGGGAAGCCGGCAAGAAGGTCAACGACTCCAACGGTCTGGCGGTGGCGAAGTTCCGCATCCACGGCGATCGTTTCTTCTACTTCGTCCAGTGGAAGAAGGTCGCCAAGCCCACCGCCTTCCACATCCACCGGGGCAAGGCAGGCAAGAACGGCCCGGTCGTCATCGACCTGCTGTCCAACGGCACGACCCGCGGCAACACGAGCTTCGGCTGGGTCCGCGTCAAGGACGCCAACCTGTTGAAGGGCATCAAGAACAACCCGAAGAACTGGTACGCCAACCTGCACACCGCGCAGTTCCCTGACGGTGCGGTCCGCGGCCAGCTCCACAAGGGCGGCCACTGGTAA